The Kiritimatiellia bacterium genome has a window encoding:
- a CDS encoding site-specific DNA-methyltransferase: MTSVDGTTSHRLILGDSRTMQELANESVHLVVTSPPYWTLKEYNQHPGQLGYVADYEQFLDELDKVWRECYRVLVPGGRLVCIVGDVCLARRKHGRHLVMPLHSDITVRCRRIGFDNLNPIIWLKISNAAFEANTSSKFLGKPYEPNAIIKNDMEFILMQRKPGGYRQPTERQRELSRIPKEDFRLWCQQTWTMTGASTREHPAPFPVEMAQRLVRMFSFAGDTVLDPFAGTGTTLLAAIQWGRHSVGYEIDPHYHAYATKRIEAEKGDFYRQFDFETVEARAVTG, translated from the coding sequence ATGACAAGCGTTGACGGCACGACAAGCCATCGCTTGATTCTTGGCGACAGCCGCACCATGCAAGAACTCGCGAATGAATCGGTCCACCTGGTGGTGACTTCTCCACCCTACTGGACACTGAAAGAATACAACCAGCATCCCGGGCAACTTGGATATGTGGCGGATTACGAGCAGTTCCTGGACGAGTTGGACAAGGTCTGGCGCGAGTGCTACCGCGTGCTGGTTCCTGGGGGCCGGCTGGTTTGTATTGTCGGGGATGTCTGCCTGGCCCGGCGCAAACACGGCCGGCACCTTGTGATGCCGCTGCATTCGGACATTACCGTCCGCTGCCGAAGGATCGGGTTCGACAACTTGAATCCGATTATATGGCTGAAAATTTCCAACGCGGCATTCGAGGCCAACACGTCGAGCAAGTTCCTCGGCAAGCCGTACGAGCCGAACGCCATCATCAAGAACGATATGGAGTTCATCCTGATGCAGCGCAAGCCCGGCGGCTACCGGCAACCCACGGAACGCCAACGCGAACTCAGCAGGATTCCGAAAGAGGACTTCCGTCTCTGGTGCCAGCAGACCTGGACCATGACCGGCGCAAGTACGCGCGAGCATCCTGCGCCGTTTCCCGTCGAAATGGCGCAGAGACTTGTGCGCATGTTCAGCTTCGCGGGGGACACGGTGCTGGATCCCTTCGCCGGAACGGGCACGACCCTGCTCGCCGCGATCCAGTGGGGGCGCCATTCCGTGGGCTACGAGATCGATCCGCACTATCACGCGTATGCGACAAAGCGGATCGAAGCCGAAAAGGGCGATTTCTACAGGCAATTCGACTTCGAGACGGTAGAGGCGCGCGCTGTCACGGGCTGA
- a CDS encoding sodium-dependent transporter — translation MSKREYWGTRVGAILAVTGSAVGLGNFLRFPGQAAKYGGGAFLIPYLVAFLIVGLPMAWAEWALGRWGGSRGHNSAPGIFRLVLGSRKGAYVGMIGTLMPLMIYMYYLFVEAWCLSYAWDYLTGHFGRLGADMAAIEEHFLTLVGARENGALFTPAAARMLVFLGICFVANTFLIYRGITRGIEKFCNLAMPLLVVCALIVLARVLTLPAHPAHPEQSVVNGLGYMWNPTKPGQTLWQTLANPEIWLAATGQIFFSLSVGFGLILTYATYLKPNDDVALSAVTAAAGNEFCEVVLGGMIAIPAAFVFLGPAVVQNPPGTFGMGFMTLPNVFNQMPLGSFFGFLFFFLLFLAAITSSLSMLQPSISLLEEGLKIGRKASVSILTFITLAGCFFVVYFSKGFTALDTLDFWMANFFIFIFATVQSVVFAWVLGIDKGMEELRRGAEIKLPRVLPFVLKYISPVYLLVIFALWAWKNLPERWRAIVTLPEDGPPVVLLSVVLIAAVIAFFSMIVSSANRAWDKEEPS, via the coding sequence GTGAGTAAACGCGAATACTGGGGCACGCGGGTCGGCGCGATCCTGGCGGTCACGGGCAGCGCCGTCGGGCTGGGCAATTTCCTGCGGTTCCCGGGCCAGGCGGCGAAGTACGGCGGCGGCGCGTTCCTGATCCCTTACCTGGTGGCCTTCCTGATCGTCGGCCTGCCGATGGCGTGGGCCGAGTGGGCGCTTGGCCGCTGGGGCGGCAGCCGGGGCCACAACTCCGCGCCCGGTATCTTCCGGCTTGTGCTGGGCTCCCGCAAGGGCGCGTACGTGGGCATGATCGGCACGCTGATGCCGCTGATGATCTACATGTACTACCTCTTCGTCGAGGCCTGGTGCCTGTCGTACGCGTGGGACTACCTGACGGGACACTTCGGGCGGCTCGGTGCGGACATGGCGGCGATCGAGGAGCATTTCCTGACGCTCGTCGGCGCGCGGGAGAACGGCGCGCTCTTCACCCCGGCCGCGGCGCGCATGCTGGTGTTCCTCGGCATCTGCTTCGTCGCCAACACGTTCCTGATCTACCGCGGGATCACCCGCGGCATCGAAAAATTCTGCAACCTGGCGATGCCGTTGCTGGTCGTCTGCGCGCTGATCGTCCTCGCCCGCGTGCTGACGCTGCCGGCCCACCCGGCGCACCCGGAGCAGTCGGTCGTCAACGGCCTCGGCTACATGTGGAACCCGACGAAACCCGGGCAAACCCTGTGGCAGACTCTGGCCAACCCGGAGATCTGGCTGGCGGCGACCGGCCAGATCTTTTTCAGCCTCTCCGTGGGCTTCGGCCTGATCCTGACCTACGCGACCTACCTCAAGCCCAACGACGACGTGGCCTTGAGCGCGGTCACCGCCGCCGCCGGGAATGAGTTCTGCGAGGTCGTGCTGGGCGGGATGATCGCCATCCCCGCCGCCTTCGTGTTCCTCGGCCCCGCCGTGGTCCAGAACCCGCCGGGCACGTTCGGTATGGGCTTCATGACGCTCCCCAACGTTTTCAACCAGATGCCGCTGGGCTCGTTCTTCGGCTTCCTGTTCTTTTTTCTGCTTTTCCTCGCGGCCATCACCAGCTCGCTCTCCATGCTCCAGCCCTCCATCTCGCTGCTCGAGGAGGGGCTGAAGATCGGGCGCAAGGCCTCGGTGAGCATCCTGACCTTCATCACGCTTGCCGGGTGCTTCTTCGTGGTCTACTTCTCCAAGGGCTTCACCGCCCTGGACACGCTGGACTTCTGGATGGCCAACTTTTTCATCTTCATCTTCGCGACCGTCCAGTCCGTGGTCTTCGCCTGGGTCCTGGGCATCGACAAGGGGATGGAGGAACTGCGGCGTGGGGCGGAAATCAAACTCCCGCGCGTCCTGCCGTTCGTGCTGAAATACATTTCGCCGGTCTATCTGCTCGTGATCTTCGCGCTCTGGGCCTGGAAGAACCTGCCGGAGCGCTGGCGCGCGATCGTGACGTTGCCGGAGGACGGCCCGCCGGTCGTGCTGCTCTCGGTCGTGCTCATCGCCGCCGTCATCGCCTTCTTCTCGATGATCGTCAGCAGTGCCAACCGCGCCTGGGACAAGGAGGAGCCGTCATGA